Proteins encoded in a region of the Saccharothrix ecbatanensis genome:
- a CDS encoding AzlD domain-containing protein — protein sequence MTLTAILVLAAGTYVIRLSGPLLRDRLKLSDRVKLLMSTSATVLLFALVATSTLTKGQGFAGLALPIGVVVGGIAAWRKAPFVVVVVLAAATTAGLRFLGVS from the coding sequence ATGACGTTGACCGCCATCCTCGTGCTCGCCGCCGGCACCTACGTGATCCGCCTGTCCGGACCGCTGCTGCGCGACCGGCTCAAGCTGTCGGACCGGGTCAAGCTGCTGATGTCCACCTCTGCGACGGTCCTGCTGTTCGCGCTCGTCGCAACGTCCACGCTGACCAAGGGCCAAGGCTTCGCGGGGCTCGCACTGCCGATCGGCGTGGTGGTCGGTGGGATCGCGGCGTGGCGGAAGGCCCCGTTCGTGGTGGTGGTGGTCCTCGCCGCCGCGACGACCGCCGGCCTGCGGTTCCTGGGCGTCTCCTAG
- a CDS encoding helix-turn-helix domain-containing protein gives MSNTGAPLQVIAASLRRERERAGLSLSELAKRAGIAKSTLSQLEAASGNPSVETLWALGVALGVPFSRLVDPPAARVQVIRAGEGPAIYSERANYTATLLASCPPGARRDIYMLRLEPGAARESEPHMSGTVEHLIVSTGRMLAGPRTEPIELGPGDYLVYPGDIPHTAQALEPGTTALLVSEHV, from the coding sequence ATGTCGAACACAGGCGCGCCGCTCCAGGTCATCGCGGCCTCCCTTCGCCGGGAGCGCGAGCGGGCCGGGCTGTCGTTGAGCGAGTTGGCCAAGCGTGCGGGGATCGCGAAGTCGACGCTGTCCCAGCTCGAGGCGGCGAGCGGCAACCCCAGCGTGGAGACCCTGTGGGCGCTCGGCGTGGCACTCGGCGTGCCGTTCTCCCGCCTGGTCGACCCACCCGCGGCCCGCGTCCAGGTGATCCGCGCGGGCGAGGGCCCCGCGATCTACTCGGAACGCGCCAACTACACCGCGACCCTGCTCGCGTCCTGCCCACCCGGCGCCCGCCGCGACATCTACATGCTCCGCCTGGAACCAGGCGCCGCCCGCGAATCCGAACCGCACATGTCGGGCACGGTGGAACACCTGATCGTCAGCACCGGCCGAATGCTCGCCGGGCCGCGGACGGAACCGATCGAACTGGGCCCCGGCGACTACCTCGTCTACCCCGGCGACATCCCGCACACGGCCCAAGCACTCGAACCGGGAACCACCGCCCTGCTGGTCTCGGAGCACGTGTAG
- a CDS encoding PucR family transcriptional regulator, with product MYPTVAEALALPVVRRGKPTVVAGAAGMGKRVRWVHVAEVADIAHLLRGGELVLTTGIALPGDPEGLRKYVSDLASVGASGLVVELVRRWSDEVPGALVAAAEQHELPLVTLAEETRFVSVTEAVVSLIVDAQLAELRAAEQVHETFTALTVAGAEPAEVLREVARTAGLPVVLETLGHEVLAYDAAGQDPTALLADWGQRSRAVAVSERTAYHDEAGWLVTVVGARGADWGRLVVLSPDAPPHRHVVVAERAASALAVHRLVARDRESLERQTHRTLLTQLLGQPPHDLPTRAAALGVPLERRQLVGVAIRPGTATAPAQALASQEVLRDLAEATALAARRVTVPALVGVVDDTSVRALLSLPTQAGLDGVLRRLAREVQRRAAETPHALPVVMAVGTTVTALPDVRRSLAEAAHVAGAALRSPGTRLYHRLDDVRLRGLLHLLREDERVLAFADRELGTLLSRDSAQGTRLVELLRCFCEHGGNKSAAAAAAHLSRTAYYQQLSRIEQVLGVSLEDPESVLSLYVALLVQEMGERDPQLPRPPTSS from the coding sequence ATGTACCCCACGGTCGCCGAAGCGCTCGCACTGCCCGTGGTCCGGCGCGGGAAGCCCACCGTGGTCGCGGGCGCGGCCGGAATGGGGAAGCGGGTGCGTTGGGTGCACGTCGCCGAGGTCGCCGACATCGCCCACCTGCTGCGCGGCGGCGAGCTGGTGCTGACCACCGGGATCGCGCTGCCCGGGGACCCCGAGGGGCTGCGGAAGTACGTCTCGGACCTGGCGTCGGTGGGCGCGTCCGGGCTGGTGGTGGAGCTGGTGCGGCGGTGGAGCGACGAGGTGCCGGGCGCGCTGGTGGCCGCCGCCGAGCAGCACGAGCTGCCGCTGGTCACGTTGGCCGAGGAGACCCGGTTCGTGTCGGTGACCGAGGCGGTGGTGTCGCTGATCGTGGACGCGCAGCTGGCCGAGCTGCGAGCGGCCGAGCAGGTGCACGAGACGTTCACCGCGTTGACCGTGGCCGGGGCCGAGCCCGCCGAGGTGCTGCGCGAGGTGGCGCGGACGGCGGGGCTGCCGGTCGTGCTGGAGACGTTGGGGCACGAGGTGCTGGCGTACGACGCGGCCGGTCAGGACCCGACCGCGCTGCTGGCCGACTGGGGCCAGCGGTCCCGGGCGGTGGCCGTGTCGGAGCGGACGGCGTACCACGACGAGGCCGGGTGGCTGGTGACGGTGGTCGGCGCGCGGGGCGCGGACTGGGGGCGGTTGGTGGTGCTCAGCCCGGACGCGCCGCCGCACCGGCACGTCGTGGTCGCGGAACGCGCGGCGTCCGCGCTGGCCGTGCACCGGCTGGTGGCGCGGGACCGGGAGTCGTTGGAGCGGCAGACCCACCGGACGCTGCTCACCCAGTTGCTCGGTCAGCCGCCGCACGACCTGCCGACGCGGGCGGCTGCGCTCGGCGTGCCGCTGGAACGGCGGCAGCTCGTCGGGGTGGCCATCCGGCCCGGCACGGCCACCGCGCCCGCGCAGGCGTTGGCCTCGCAGGAGGTGTTGCGCGACCTCGCCGAGGCGACGGCGTTGGCGGCCCGGCGGGTGACGGTGCCCGCGCTCGTCGGCGTCGTGGACGACACGAGCGTGCGGGCCTTGCTGTCGCTGCCGACGCAGGCCGGGTTGGACGGTGTGCTGCGGCGGCTGGCGCGGGAGGTGCAGCGGAGGGCGGCGGAGACGCCGCACGCGCTGCCCGTGGTGATGGCCGTCGGGACGACCGTGACCGCGCTGCCGGACGTGCGGCGGTCGTTGGCCGAGGCGGCGCACGTGGCGGGCGCGGCCCTGCGGTCACCGGGAACGCGGCTGTACCACCGGCTGGACGACGTGCGGCTGCGCGGGCTGCTGCACCTGCTGCGCGAGGACGAGCGGGTGTTGGCGTTCGCGGACCGCGAGCTGGGGACGTTGCTGTCGCGGGACAGCGCGCAGGGCACCCGGCTGGTGGAGCTGTTGCGGTGCTTCTGCGAGCACGGCGGCAACAAATCCGCCGCCGCAGCCGCCGCGCACCTCTCGCGGACCGCCTACTACCAGCAGTTGAGCCGAATCGAGCAGGTGCTCGGGGTGTCCTTGGAGGACCCGGAGTCGGTGCTCTCGCTGTACGTGGCGTTGCTGGTGCAGGAAATGGGCGAGCGGGACCCTCAACTGCCCCGCCCGCCCACGTCGTCCTAG
- a CDS encoding DUF6292 family protein: protein MDDSAQISLGLARYVQAVAEEVGVPPEGTEFEVSDTATAYLGLEGPGRDLMLLWSEHRGWSIAVETDPTEKPLVVAHLGLPLVPPPDAVAKFVDDVLAGKPGSPEPDLAGTRDRHRLANRLSDYL, encoded by the coding sequence ATGGATGACAGCGCGCAGATCAGTCTCGGTCTGGCCCGGTACGTGCAGGCGGTGGCCGAGGAGGTCGGCGTGCCGCCCGAGGGCACCGAGTTCGAGGTCAGCGACACCGCCACCGCGTACCTGGGCTTGGAGGGGCCGGGACGTGACCTGATGCTGCTGTGGAGCGAGCACCGCGGTTGGTCGATCGCGGTGGAGACCGATCCGACCGAGAAGCCGCTGGTGGTAGCCCATCTCGGCCTACCGCTCGTGCCGCCGCCGGACGCGGTGGCGAAGTTCGTGGACGACGTGCTGGCGGGCAAGCCGGGCAGCCCGGAGCCGGACCTGGCCGGCACCCGCGACCGCCACCGGCTCGCCAACCGGCTGAGCGATTACCTGTAG
- a CDS encoding CoA-acylating methylmalonate-semialdehyde dehydrogenase — translation MSSGRNAPGRITHWIGGKPWNGDSARSGDVYDPATGQVASRVDFADVSTVDEAVAGARAAFTSWRNASLAQRSTVMFAFRELLNARKGELTAIVTAEHGKVLSDAAGEVQRALEAVEFACGIPHLLKGGFSENASTRVDVYSMLQPLGVVGVISPFNFPAMVPLWFVPNAIACGNAVVLKPSEKDPSAANFIAELFAEAGLPDGVLNVVHGDKVAVDRILEHPDVKAVSFVGSTPIARYVYETGTRHGKRVQALGGAKNHMVVLPDADLDLAADAAVSAGFGSAGERCMAISVVVAVDPVGDELVSKIVDRIQKLHVGDGRRPGCEMGPLVTGAHRDRVLSYVDNGQSEGASLIVDGRSHTIDGNLEGFWLGPTLFDHVGADMSIYRDEIFGPVLSVLRVATYDDALDVVNANQYGNGTAIFTNDGGAARRFQNEVEVGMVGVNVPIPVPVAYYSFGGWKDSLFGDSHAYGTEGVHFFTRTKVVTSRWLDPSHGGVNLGFPQNT, via the coding sequence GTGAGCAGTGGGCGGAATGCACCCGGCAGGATCACGCACTGGATCGGCGGTAAGCCGTGGAACGGCGACAGCGCGCGCTCCGGTGACGTTTACGACCCGGCGACGGGGCAGGTGGCGTCGCGGGTCGACTTCGCTGATGTGTCCACTGTGGATGAAGCGGTGGCGGGTGCGCGTGCGGCTTTCACGTCGTGGCGCAACGCTTCGCTGGCGCAGCGGTCCACCGTGATGTTCGCGTTCCGGGAGCTGCTGAACGCCCGGAAGGGTGAGCTGACCGCGATCGTCACGGCTGAGCACGGCAAGGTGCTGTCCGATGCGGCGGGGGAGGTGCAGCGCGCGCTGGAGGCCGTGGAGTTCGCGTGTGGCATCCCGCATTTGCTGAAGGGCGGGTTCAGCGAGAATGCGTCCACGCGGGTTGACGTGTACTCGATGCTGCAGCCGCTGGGTGTGGTCGGGGTGATCTCGCCGTTCAACTTCCCGGCGATGGTGCCGTTGTGGTTCGTGCCGAATGCGATCGCGTGTGGCAACGCGGTGGTGTTGAAGCCGTCGGAGAAGGATCCGTCGGCGGCGAACTTCATCGCGGAGCTTTTCGCGGAGGCGGGGTTGCCGGACGGTGTGCTGAACGTGGTGCACGGGGACAAGGTGGCGGTGGACCGGATTCTGGAGCACCCCGACGTGAAGGCGGTGTCGTTCGTCGGGTCCACGCCCATCGCGCGGTACGTCTACGAGACCGGTACTCGGCACGGCAAGCGCGTGCAGGCGTTGGGCGGCGCGAAGAACCACATGGTGGTGCTGCCTGACGCGGACCTGGACCTGGCGGCGGACGCGGCGGTGTCGGCCGGGTTCGGTTCGGCGGGGGAGCGGTGCATGGCCATCTCGGTCGTGGTCGCCGTGGACCCGGTAGGCGACGAGCTGGTCTCGAAGATCGTAGACCGCATACAAAAGCTGCACGTAGGCGACGGCCGCCGCCCTGGCTGCGAAATGGGACCCCTGGTCACCGGCGCCCACCGCGATCGTGTCCTGTCTTATGTAGACAATGGACAATCCGAAGGCGCCTCCCTGATCGTAGACGGTCGATCGCATACAATAGACGGCAACCTCGAGGGTTTCTGGCTAGGCCCAACCCTGTTCGACCACGTCGGCGCGGACATGTCGATCTACCGCGACGAGATCTTCGGCCCGGTGCTGTCGGTGCTGCGGGTGGCGACGTACGACGACGCGCTGGACGTGGTCAACGCCAACCAGTACGGCAACGGCACCGCGATCTTCACCAACGATGGTGGTGCGGCGCGGCGGTTCCAGAACGAGGTGGAGGTCGGCATGGTGGGCGTGAACGTGCCCATCCCGGTGCCGGTGGCTTACTACTCGTTCGGTGGGTGGAAGGACTCGTTGTTCGGGGATTCCCACGCGTATGGCACCGAGGGTGTGCACTTCTTCACCCGAACGAAGGTAGTCACCAGCCGTTGGCTAGACCCGTCCCACGGCGGGGTCAACCTAGGCTTCCCGCAGAACACGTGA
- a CDS encoding AzlC family ABC transporter permease, whose protein sequence is MRSIWRTLDPGLLRDVSAVAAGAAVSGASFGAISTSAGMSWWLPVVMSLLVFAGGAQFMAVGVVAAGGSPAAAVVAGLLLNVRHLPFGLAVGDVLGKGLVQRLVGSHLLIDETTAFAMAQPDPRKAKTAYWLCGISLFIAWNVSVVAGAFIGQNIGDPNAFGLDAVFPAALFALLLPALKDAATRNAALLGAAVALAATPFLPAGVPVLCAVVGLLITARQKVPA, encoded by the coding sequence ATGCGTTCGATATGGCGAACCCTGGACCCCGGACTGCTGCGTGACGTCTCCGCGGTGGCCGCCGGCGCCGCAGTCAGCGGCGCTTCCTTCGGCGCGATCTCCACCAGCGCGGGCATGTCGTGGTGGCTCCCCGTGGTGATGTCGCTCCTCGTCTTCGCGGGCGGCGCGCAGTTCATGGCGGTCGGCGTGGTCGCCGCCGGCGGCAGCCCGGCCGCCGCGGTCGTGGCCGGGCTCCTGCTCAACGTCCGCCACCTGCCGTTCGGCCTGGCCGTCGGCGACGTGCTGGGCAAGGGCCTGGTCCAACGGCTCGTCGGCAGCCACCTCCTGATCGACGAGACCACCGCCTTCGCGATGGCCCAACCCGACCCGCGCAAGGCCAAGACCGCCTACTGGCTGTGCGGCATCTCGCTGTTCATCGCCTGGAACGTGTCGGTCGTCGCGGGCGCGTTCATCGGGCAGAACATCGGCGACCCGAACGCCTTCGGGCTGGACGCGGTGTTCCCCGCGGCGCTCTTCGCGCTCCTGCTGCCCGCGCTCAAGGACGCCGCGACCAGGAACGCCGCCCTGCTCGGCGCGGCCGTCGCGCTGGCCGCCACACCGTTCCTGCCCGCGGGCGTGCCGGTGCTGTGCGCGGTGGTCGGACTGCTGATCACCGCACGTCAGAAGGTGCCCGCATGA
- a CDS encoding ester cyclase yields the protein MRDLVERFYADAWNRWDDSAVDELLAPDFTFRGSLGTTVRGRDGWRTYRDKVRAAVPDFHNEIVTLVVEPPTAAARLLYTGHHHGVLLGVQGNGRAINYTGAAFFTASDGQLTDAWVLGDLDTLRTQL from the coding sequence ATGAGGGACTTGGTCGAGCGGTTCTACGCCGACGCGTGGAACCGCTGGGACGACTCGGCGGTGGACGAGCTGTTGGCCCCGGACTTCACGTTCCGGGGCTCACTCGGCACAACGGTCCGCGGTCGCGACGGCTGGCGGACGTACCGCGACAAGGTGCGAGCCGCCGTGCCGGACTTCCACAACGAAATAGTGACCCTGGTAGTAGAGCCCCCAACCGCCGCCGCCCGGCTGCTCTACACCGGCCACCACCACGGCGTACTGCTGGGCGTGCAGGGCAACGGCCGTGCAATCAACTACACCGGCGCAGCATTCTTCACCGCGTCAGACGGCCAACTGACCGACGCGTGGGTATTGGGCGACCTCGACACATTGCGCACCCAGCTCTAG
- the pdxS gene encoding pyridoxal 5'-phosphate synthase lyase subunit PdxS, which produces MTTSPDTGTQVTGTSRVKRGMAEMLKGGVIMDVVNAEQAKIAEDAGAVAVMALERVPADIRAQGGVSRMSDPDMIDGIIAAVSIPVMAKARIGHFVEAQVLQALGVDYVDESEVLTPADYANHIDKWQFTVPFVCGATNLGEALRRITEGAAMIRSKGEAGTGDVSNATTHMRKIRAELLRLQNLPTDELYVAAKELQAPYELVREVAEAGKLPVVLFTAGGIATPSDAAMMMQLGAEGVFVGSGIFKSGNPAQRAEAIVKATTFYDDPDVIAKVSRGLGEAMVGINVEEIPEPHRLAERGW; this is translated from the coding sequence GTGACCACTTCACCCGACACCGGCACCCAGGTCACCGGCACTTCCCGCGTCAAGCGGGGCATGGCGGAGATGCTCAAGGGCGGTGTGATCATGGACGTGGTCAACGCCGAGCAGGCCAAGATCGCCGAGGACGCGGGCGCCGTGGCGGTCATGGCGCTGGAGCGGGTACCCGCCGACATCCGCGCGCAGGGCGGCGTGTCCCGGATGAGCGACCCGGACATGATCGACGGCATCATCGCCGCGGTGTCCATCCCGGTGATGGCCAAGGCGCGGATCGGCCACTTCGTCGAGGCGCAGGTGCTCCAGGCGCTCGGCGTGGACTACGTCGACGAGTCCGAGGTGCTGACCCCGGCGGACTACGCCAACCACATCGACAAGTGGCAGTTCACCGTGCCGTTCGTGTGTGGCGCGACGAACCTGGGCGAGGCGCTGCGGCGCATCACCGAGGGCGCGGCGATGATCCGTTCCAAGGGCGAGGCCGGCACCGGCGACGTCTCCAACGCCACCACGCACATGCGCAAGATCCGCGCGGAGCTGCTGCGGTTGCAGAACCTGCCGACCGACGAGCTGTACGTCGCCGCGAAGGAGCTCCAGGCCCCGTACGAGCTGGTCCGCGAGGTGGCGGAGGCCGGCAAGCTGCCGGTCGTCCTGTTCACCGCCGGCGGCATCGCCACCCCGTCCGACGCGGCGATGATGATGCAGCTGGGTGCGGAGGGCGTGTTCGTCGGGTCGGGCATCTTCAAGTCCGGCAACCCGGCGCAGCGGGCCGAGGCGATCGTGAAGGCGACGACGTTCTACGACGACCCGGACGTGATCGCCAAGGTGTCGCGCGGCCTCGGTGAGGCGATGGTCGGCATCAACGTGGAGGAGATCCCCGAGCCGCACCGGCTGGCCGAGCGCGGCTGGTAA
- a CDS encoding type II toxin-antitoxin system VapC family toxin, with product MSYTAVVDNSALIEFLVNPKPNIKLAQRMTTGTIAAPELIDAEALKVIQGLNRSGKLTNGQATAIMRSIQDLPIVRFAHRHLLERAWAIRHSLSAFDSLYVALAEQLDVPLLTCDEKSAGSNSHGARFEVYPIS from the coding sequence ATGAGTTACACCGCCGTGGTGGACAACTCGGCCCTCATCGAGTTCCTGGTCAACCCGAAGCCGAACATCAAGCTCGCACAACGGATGACGACCGGAACGATCGCCGCCCCGGAACTGATCGACGCGGAGGCGCTCAAGGTCATCCAGGGGCTGAACCGCAGTGGCAAGCTGACGAACGGACAGGCGACCGCGATCATGCGGAGCATCCAGGACCTACCCATCGTCCGCTTCGCTCACCGGCACCTGCTCGAACGCGCGTGGGCCATCCGCCACAGCTTGTCCGCGTTCGACTCGCTCTACGTGGCGCTCGCGGAGCAACTCGATGTTCCGCTGCTCACCTGCGACGAGAAGAGCGCCGGCTCCAACAGCCACGGAGCCCGGTTCGAGGTCTACCCCATCTCCTGA
- a CDS encoding elongation factor G-like protein EF-G2 codes for MGSKHSENGHSAGAVAVDDPAKVRNVVLVGPSGSGKTTLAEALLAGTGVVTRAGSVTEGNTVCDHDPAAVRQQRSVGLAVAPIRHGDIKINLIDTPGYADFVGELRAGLRAADAALFVVSAAEGVDAATITLWEECATVGMPRAVVVARTDHQRADVAAEIASCQAAFGAGVVPLYLPDDDGGLVNLLITDDPRYEEERNTLIEGIIAESEDETLMDRYLGGEDIDQGTLIADLETAVARGSFHPVMPVCALTGLGLPELLDGMARAFPSPLEHPLPEVTGVDGIPQPRLEADPNGPLVAEVVRTAVDSYVGRVSLVRVFSGTLRPERPVHVSGHGMADRGHEDHDVDERVAHIYSPLGANLREVPYCVAGDLCALTKLSSAETGDTVSAPEKPLLMAPWEMPEPLLPVAVVPRSRSDEDNLARNLGKLVAGDPTLRLERNAETHQLVLWCMGEAHADVVLARLRAGGAEVDTEPVRVALRETFGSQAKGHGRHVKQSGGHGQYAVCDIIVDPLPRGSGFEFVDKIVGGAIPNQFIPSVEKGVRAQLERGLQGGHPVVDVRVTLVDGKAHSVDSSDAAFQTAGSLALKDAAANGGTSLLEPVDEVTVRLPDDHLGTVLGDLSSRRGRVLGTEAESPGYTVIRAEVPETELLRYAVELRSLTSGTGTYTRRFSRYDPLPHALAVQAK; via the coding sequence ATGGGCAGCAAACACTCCGAAAACGGCCACTCGGCAGGCGCGGTCGCTGTGGACGATCCGGCCAAGGTCCGCAACGTCGTGCTGGTCGGCCCGTCCGGCTCCGGCAAGACGACGCTCGCCGAGGCCCTGCTCGCCGGCACCGGCGTGGTGACGCGAGCCGGATCGGTCACCGAGGGCAACACCGTGTGCGACCACGACCCGGCGGCGGTCCGCCAGCAGCGGTCGGTCGGTCTCGCGGTGGCGCCGATCCGGCACGGTGACATCAAGATCAACCTGATCGACACACCCGGCTACGCGGACTTCGTCGGCGAGTTGCGGGCCGGATTGCGCGCGGCGGACGCGGCGCTGTTCGTGGTCAGCGCGGCGGAGGGCGTGGACGCGGCCACGATCACGCTGTGGGAGGAGTGCGCGACGGTCGGCATGCCGCGCGCGGTCGTGGTCGCGCGGACCGACCACCAGCGCGCCGACGTGGCGGCCGAGATCGCGTCCTGCCAGGCGGCCTTCGGCGCCGGCGTCGTGCCGCTGTACCTCCCCGACGACGATGGCGGCCTGGTCAACCTGCTGATCACCGACGACCCCCGGTACGAGGAGGAGCGCAACACGCTGATCGAGGGGATCATCGCGGAGAGTGAGGACGAGACCCTGATGGACCGCTACCTCGGTGGCGAGGACATCGACCAGGGGACGCTCATCGCGGACCTGGAGACGGCGGTCGCGCGCGGTTCGTTCCACCCGGTGATGCCGGTGTGCGCGCTGACCGGCCTCGGCCTGCCCGAACTGCTCGACGGCATGGCCCGCGCGTTCCCCTCTCCCCTGGAACACCCGTTGCCCGAGGTGACCGGCGTGGACGGCATCCCGCAGCCGCGCCTGGAGGCAGACCCGAACGGACCGCTGGTCGCCGAGGTCGTGCGCACCGCCGTCGACTCGTACGTGGGTCGTGTGTCGCTGGTGCGCGTGTTCTCCGGGACGCTGCGCCCCGAGCGTCCGGTGCACGTGTCGGGCCACGGCATGGCCGACCGGGGTCACGAGGACCACGACGTGGACGAACGGGTCGCGCACATCTACTCGCCGTTGGGCGCGAACCTGCGCGAGGTGCCGTACTGCGTGGCGGGCGACCTGTGCGCGTTGACCAAGCTGAGCTCGGCCGAGACCGGTGACACGGTGTCCGCGCCGGAGAAGCCGCTGCTGATGGCGCCGTGGGAGATGCCGGAGCCGCTGCTGCCGGTCGCGGTCGTGCCGCGCAGCCGCAGCGACGAGGACAACCTGGCCCGCAACCTCGGAAAGCTGGTGGCGGGCGATCCGACGTTGCGGCTGGAACGCAACGCCGAGACCCACCAGCTGGTGTTGTGGTGCATGGGTGAGGCGCACGCGGACGTCGTGCTGGCGCGGTTGCGCGCGGGTGGCGCGGAGGTCGACACGGAGCCGGTGCGGGTGGCGTTGCGCGAGACGTTCGGGAGCCAGGCCAAGGGCCACGGGCGGCACGTGAAGCAGTCCGGCGGACACGGCCAGTACGCGGTCTGCGACATCATCGTCGACCCCCTGCCGCGCGGGTCCGGCTTCGAGTTCGTGGACAAGATCGTCGGCGGCGCCATCCCGAACCAGTTCATCCCGAGTGTGGAGAAGGGTGTGCGGGCGCAGCTCGAACGCGGGCTGCAAGGCGGTCACCCCGTGGTGGACGTCCGGGTGACGCTGGTCGACGGCAAAGCGCACTCGGTCGACTCCTCGGACGCCGCGTTCCAGACAGCCGGTTCGCTAGCCCTGAAAGACGCCGCCGCGAACGGTGGGACCTCGCTGCTGGAGCCGGTGGACGAGGTGACCGTGCGACTGCCGGACGACCACCTCGGCACCGTGCTCGGCGACCTGTCCAGCCGGCGGGGTCGGGTGCTCGGCACGGAGGCGGAGAGCCCCGGCTACACGGTGATCCGGGCGGAGGTGCCGGAGACGGAACTGCTCCGGTACGCGGTGGAGCTGCGTTCGCTCACGTCGGGCACCGGCACGTACACGCGCCGGTTCAGCCGATACGACCCCCTGCCCCACGCGTTGGCGGTCCAGGCGAAGTAG
- a CDS encoding aspartate aminotransferase family protein, with the protein MGHEELLARHRAVMPDWMALYYDRPIELASASGRRVTDREGRTYLDFFAGILTNAVGYDVAEISDAIRSQLDTGVLHSSTLYLIRSQVELAEKIAELSGIPDAKVFFTNSGTEANETALMLATQFRRSDQVLALRNSYHGRAFATVAITGNRGWSASSLSPVKVSWVHGGYRFRSPFKDLSDADYVKACVADLREVIETTTAGDVACMIAEPIQGVGGFSSPPDGLFAAFKEVLDEYGILFVSDEVQTGWGRTGEHFWGIDAHGVTPDAMTFAKGLGNGLAIGGVVARGDLMDCLTAHSLSTFGGNPISTTGALATLNYLLDHDLQANAAKLGDRLIGGLRSIAADRPVVGDVRGKGLMVGVELVGADGAPDPAKAVAVLEGARERGLLVGKGGLYGNVIRLAPPMTVTEDEVEEALGILEDVL; encoded by the coding sequence ATGGGACACGAGGAGTTGCTGGCCCGGCACCGCGCCGTGATGCCCGACTGGATGGCCCTCTACTACGACCGGCCGATCGAGCTGGCGAGCGCGAGCGGACGCCGGGTCACGGACCGTGAAGGCCGCACCTACCTGGACTTCTTCGCCGGCATCCTGACCAACGCGGTCGGCTACGACGTCGCCGAGATCTCCGACGCGATCCGGTCCCAGCTCGACACCGGCGTGCTGCACAGCTCCACGCTCTACCTGATCAGGTCGCAGGTCGAGCTGGCCGAGAAGATCGCCGAGCTGTCCGGCATCCCGGACGCCAAGGTGTTCTTCACCAACTCCGGCACCGAGGCCAACGAGACGGCGCTCATGCTGGCCACCCAGTTCCGCCGCAGCGACCAGGTCCTCGCGCTGCGCAACTCCTACCACGGCCGCGCGTTCGCCACCGTCGCGATCACCGGCAACCGGGGCTGGTCGGCGTCCTCGCTCAGCCCGGTGAAGGTCAGCTGGGTGCACGGCGGCTACCGGTTCCGCAGCCCGTTCAAGGACCTGTCGGACGCCGACTACGTCAAGGCGTGCGTGGCGGACCTGCGCGAGGTGATCGAGACCACGACCGCCGGTGACGTGGCGTGCATGATCGCCGAGCCGATCCAGGGCGTCGGCGGGTTCTCGTCGCCGCCGGACGGGTTGTTCGCGGCGTTCAAGGAAGTGCTGGACGAGTACGGGATCTTGTTCGTCTCCGACGAGGTGCAGACCGGTTGGGGACGTACCGGGGAGCACTTCTGGGGCATTGACGCGCACGGCGTGACGCCGGACGCGATGACGTTCGCCAAAGGGCTGGGCAACGGGCTGGCGATCGGCGGCGTGGTCGCGCGCGGTGACCTGATGGACTGCCTCACGGCCCACTCGCTGTCCACGTTCGGTGGGAACCCGATCTCCACGACGGGTGCGCTGGCGACGTTGAACTACCTGCTCGACCACGACCTCCAGGCCAACGCGGCCAAGCTCGGCGACCGGTTGATCGGTGGGCTGCGGTCCATCGCGGCGGATCGGCCGGTGGTGGGTGACGTGCGGGGCAAGGGGCTGATGGTGGGCGTCGAGCTGGTCGGCGCCGACGGGGCGCCGGATCCGGCGAAGGCGGTGGCGGTGCTGGAGGGTGCGCGGGAACGTGGGCTGCTGGTCGGCAAGGGTGGGCTCTACGGGAACGTGATCCGGCTCGCGCCGCCGATGACGGTGACCGAGGACGAGGTCGAAGAGGCGTTGGGGATCTTGGAGGACGTGCTGTGA